One Cohnella candidum genomic region harbors:
- the glgD gene encoding glucose-1-phosphate adenylyltransferase subunit GlgD, whose protein sequence is MNLPMLGVINLIHETDDMGGLTANRCLATVPFGGRYRLIDFTLSSMVNSGIPRVAVFAHTKFRSLMDHIGSGTNWDLHRKGNGLFVLPPSMEDQTDFGKGDLYHFYRHRDYFTRSSPFEYVVVSRSHMVSNVDFAQVLEDHRQRGADITVVCKRDPGGFSGLARKVMVNEAGRITDMQDHYGRLSSDIASMEMYVLSKELLLDLVESSLARGQDHFVRQAILSNLDRLTVNAYLHEGWLGIVNNISGYYRHSMELLRPDVWHELFFRSGPIYTKVKDEPPTRYHRSANVSHSLVANGCDIEGTVYNSILFRGVKVHKGAVVRNSIVMQNGIVGENGSLENCILDKEVEIRPLQQLRGAEDLPFLAVKRKVI, encoded by the coding sequence ATGAATCTACCGATGCTGGGCGTCATCAACTTGATCCACGAAACGGACGATATGGGCGGGCTGACGGCGAACCGCTGTCTGGCGACCGTCCCGTTCGGCGGCCGGTACCGCCTGATCGATTTTACGCTCTCTTCCATGGTCAATTCCGGCATTCCCCGGGTGGCCGTGTTCGCGCATACGAAATTCCGGTCGCTCATGGACCATATCGGATCGGGCACGAATTGGGATCTGCACCGCAAAGGGAACGGCCTTTTCGTACTGCCGCCTTCGATGGAGGACCAAACCGATTTCGGCAAAGGCGACCTGTACCATTTTTACCGTCACCGCGACTATTTCACCCGCAGCAGTCCGTTCGAATACGTCGTCGTATCCCGGAGCCATATGGTCAGCAACGTAGACTTCGCTCAGGTGCTTGAAGACCATCGGCAGCGCGGGGCGGACATTACCGTCGTCTGCAAGCGGGATCCCGGCGGATTCTCTGGGCTCGCCCGCAAAGTAATGGTGAACGAAGCCGGCCGGATCACGGACATGCAAGACCATTACGGCCGCCTTTCCAGCGACATCGCCTCGATGGAAATGTACGTGCTTTCCAAAGAGCTCCTTCTCGACCTGGTCGAATCGTCCTTGGCGCGGGGGCAGGACCACTTCGTCCGCCAGGCGATCTTGTCCAACTTGGACCGATTGACCGTCAACGCGTATTTGCATGAGGGCTGGCTGGGCATCGTGAACAACATTTCGGGCTATTACCGGCACAGCATGGAGCTGCTGCGGCCGGATGTTTGGCATGAGCTGTTTTTCCGCAGCGGACCGATCTACACCAAAGTCAAAGACGAACCGCCGACCCGCTATCATCGCAGCGCGAACGTCAGCCATTCCTTGGTCGCGAACGGCTGCGACATCGAAGGGACGGTTTACAACAGCATCCTGTTCCGAGGCGTGAAAGTCCACAAAGGGGCCGTCGTGCGTAACAGCATCGTGATGCAGAACGGCATCGTGGGGGAAAACGGCTCGCTGGAAAACTGCATTTTGGATAAGGAAGTGGAAATCCGGCCGCTGCAGCAGCTTCGCGGCGCCGAGGATCTCCCGTTCCTGGCCGTCAAGAGAAAGGTCATCTAA
- a CDS encoding glucose-1-phosphate adenylyltransferase — MRRNECIAMLLAGGEGRRLGVLTKDLAKPAVFFGGKYRIIDFTLSNCVHSGIETVGVLTQYQPLVLNQYLGIGTPWGLDRRDGGMHVLPPFVRSKGGTWYKGTANAIYQNIGFIERYDPEYVLIISGDHIYKMDYDLMLEAHKRNRADATIAVITVPWADASRFGILSVDEEGRVTEFAEKPKKPASNLASMGVYIFSWPVLRDALIRDEAEKGSSNDFGKDIIPTMLREQARLFSYRFDGYWKDVGTIESLWEANMDLLADEPDLRLNDRSWRIFSVNPNQPAQYVAPEAKVNSSLINEGCQVSGEVNRSVLFHGVTVKEGSLVEDSVIMPGATIGAGARVIRAIVGERAVVGDGCQVGSVDSVDIAVVGSGEVLTDENKLREAEPV; from the coding sequence ATGCGGCGCAACGAGTGCATCGCGATGCTGTTGGCGGGAGGGGAGGGCCGCAGGCTCGGCGTCCTGACGAAGGATTTGGCGAAGCCGGCGGTTTTTTTCGGAGGGAAGTACCGCATCATCGATTTCACCTTGAGCAATTGCGTGCATTCCGGCATCGAGACGGTCGGCGTGCTGACGCAGTACCAGCCGCTCGTGCTCAACCAGTATCTCGGCATCGGCACTCCCTGGGGGCTCGACCGCCGCGACGGAGGCATGCACGTGCTGCCGCCGTTCGTGCGGTCCAAAGGCGGCACCTGGTACAAGGGAACAGCCAACGCCATCTACCAAAATATCGGATTCATCGAGCGCTACGATCCCGAGTACGTCCTGATCATTTCGGGGGATCACATTTACAAAATGGATTACGACCTCATGTTGGAGGCGCATAAGCGGAACAGGGCCGACGCCACGATCGCCGTCATTACGGTGCCCTGGGCCGACGCCAGCCGTTTCGGCATCCTGAGCGTCGACGAGGAGGGGCGGGTAACCGAGTTCGCGGAGAAACCGAAGAAACCCGCCAGCAACCTGGCTTCCATGGGCGTTTATATTTTCTCTTGGCCGGTGCTTAGGGATGCCTTGATTCGGGACGAAGCCGAGAAGGGCTCCTCGAACGATTTCGGCAAAGACATCATCCCGACGATGCTGCGCGAGCAGGCTCGTCTGTTCTCCTATCGCTTCGACGGTTATTGGAAGGATGTAGGCACGATCGAAAGCTTGTGGGAAGCCAATATGGACCTGCTGGCCGATGAACCGGATCTTCGTTTGAACGACCGTTCTTGGCGGATTTTCTCCGTCAATCCGAACCAGCCCGCCCAGTACGTCGCGCCGGAAGCGAAGGTGAACAGCTCGCTGATCAACGAGGGCTGCCAGGTGAGCGGGGAAGTGAACCGCTCCGTGCTTTTCCATGGCGTCACCGTCAAAGAAGGCAGCCTCGTGGAGGATTCGGTCATCATGCCCGGGGCGACGATCGGAGCGGGGGCTCGGGTCATCCGCGCCATCGTGGGCGAGAGGGCGGTCGTCGGCGACGGGTGTCAGGTCGGAAGCGTCGATTCGGTGGACATCGCGGTCGTTGGAAGCGGGGAAGTGCTCACGGACGAAAACAAATTGCGGGAGGCGGAGCCGGTATGA
- the glgB gene encoding 1,4-alpha-glucan branching protein GlgB translates to MSAPPSGISIDDLYLFNTGQLFRAYRTLGAHPAESDGREGVRFAVWAPRARAVSVVGDFNGWNGSDHRMAMIGTTGVWALFVPGIYEGERYKFELVDGHGERRLKADPYAFRSERRPNTGSVVARLDGYDWQDGDWTARKRRSPPYGRPMLIYEVHLASWRMDAPEQFRTYDQLAHELVEYVSSMGYTHIEILPLTEHPLDRSWGYQATGYYSATSRYGPPEGLMRLVDRCHQQGIGVILDWVPGHFCKDDHGLRLFDGTALYEDSDYRRAEKPLWGTLAFDFGKPEVRSFLISNALFWMDAYHIDGLRVDAVASMIDLHFDKPESMKTLNKHGTAEHLEALHFLRELNETVFRHYPESLMIAEDSSSYPAVTSPTYLGGLGFNYKWNMGWMNDLLRYMETDPDRRSDVHSLITFSMWYAYSENYVLPFSHDEVVHGKRSLLHKMPGSYPEKFANLRLMYGYWITHPGKKLLFMGGEFGQFDEWKDFAGLDWMLLQYPAHDSMHRYVRQLNRLYADWPALWRSDHSSEGFTWIDVNNAEQSVLSFLRKGDASDPPVVAVCNFSRRPYGAYRIGVPCPGRYRLLMNSDEADFGGAGMSVPQEAVAADRPMHGQSYSIEVPLPSLAILIWSPADWNQANIDWLSKPIMGKE, encoded by the coding sequence TTGTCCGCCCCACCTTCCGGCATTTCAATCGACGATCTGTATCTGTTCAACACGGGGCAGCTGTTTCGGGCCTACCGCACGTTGGGGGCGCATCCTGCGGAATCGGACGGCAGGGAAGGAGTACGTTTTGCGGTTTGGGCGCCCCGCGCCCGCGCCGTATCCGTCGTCGGCGACTTCAACGGCTGGAACGGCTCGGACCACCGGATGGCCATGATCGGCACGACGGGGGTTTGGGCATTGTTCGTCCCGGGGATCTACGAAGGCGAACGGTACAAATTCGAATTGGTCGACGGTCACGGGGAAAGGCGCCTGAAAGCCGATCCCTATGCTTTCCGGAGCGAACGCAGGCCGAATACCGGGTCCGTGGTGGCCCGCCTGGACGGCTACGATTGGCAAGACGGGGATTGGACGGCCCGCAAACGCCGCAGCCCGCCGTACGGCAGACCGATGCTCATTTACGAGGTGCATCTGGCCTCCTGGCGCATGGACGCCCCCGAGCAATTCCGCACTTACGACCAACTCGCGCACGAGCTGGTCGAGTATGTCTCGTCGATGGGCTACACCCATATCGAGATTCTTCCCTTGACGGAGCATCCTCTTGACCGTTCCTGGGGGTATCAGGCGACCGGCTACTATTCCGCGACAAGCCGCTACGGTCCTCCCGAAGGGTTGATGAGGCTCGTCGACCGGTGCCACCAACAGGGCATCGGCGTCATCCTCGATTGGGTGCCCGGCCATTTTTGCAAGGACGATCACGGCCTTCGCCTCTTCGACGGCACCGCCCTTTACGAGGATTCCGATTACCGCCGGGCGGAGAAACCTCTCTGGGGAACGCTCGCTTTCGATTTCGGCAAACCCGAAGTCCGAAGCTTTCTCATCTCGAACGCCCTGTTCTGGATGGACGCGTACCATATCGACGGACTCCGGGTCGATGCGGTCGCCAGCATGATCGACCTGCATTTCGATAAGCCGGAGAGCATGAAAACCCTCAACAAGCACGGCACGGCCGAACACCTGGAAGCTCTTCACTTTCTCCGCGAATTGAACGAAACGGTTTTTCGCCATTATCCCGAGAGCCTCATGATCGCCGAAGATTCTTCCTCCTACCCCGCCGTCACTTCACCTACCTACCTTGGAGGCCTCGGATTCAATTACAAATGGAACATGGGCTGGATGAACGACCTGCTCCGCTACATGGAAACCGACCCCGACCGCAGATCCGACGTCCACTCTCTGATTACCTTCTCCATGTGGTATGCCTACTCGGAAAATTACGTCCTGCCTTTCTCCCACGACGAAGTCGTTCACGGCAAACGCTCCCTGCTTCACAAAATGCCGGGCTCTTACCCGGAAAAATTCGCGAATCTCCGTCTGATGTACGGATACTGGATCACCCACCCCGGCAAAAAGCTGCTGTTCATGGGCGGCGAATTCGGCCAATTCGACGAATGGAAGGATTTCGCCGGCCTCGATTGGATGCTGCTTCAGTATCCGGCCCACGACAGCATGCACCGCTACGTCCGGCAATTGAACCGGCTTTATGCCGATTGGCCGGCCCTCTGGCGCAGCGACCACTCTTCGGAAGGCTTTACCTGGATCGACGTGAACAACGCGGAACAATCCGTTCTCTCTTTCCTCCGCAAGGGGGACGCGTCGGATCCGCCCGTCGTCGCCGTCTGCAATTTCTCGAGGCGGCCGTACGGAGCTTATCGGATCGGCGTGCCGTGTCCCGGCCGATACCGCCTGCTGATGAACAGCGACGAAGCGGATTTCGGCGGCGCGGGGATGTCCGTCCCGCAGGAAGCCGTCGCCGCGGATCGGCCCATGCACGGACAGTCCTACAGCATCGAAGTTCCCTTGCCCTCGCTTGCGATCCTCATATGGTCGCCGGCGGATTGGAATCAGGCGAACATAGATTGGCTTTCTAAACCTATCATGGGGAAGGAGTGA
- a CDS encoding DUF3892 domain-containing protein codes for MDNANQPPQVVAVRKNGDGDIVELKLSSGQEVDYKTAQQMAKNNQIANVNVFRGRDGDEHLRSDPDGRKDNNLDNLPPF; via the coding sequence ATGGATAACGCGAACCAGCCGCCGCAAGTCGTCGCGGTGCGTAAAAACGGCGATGGAGACATCGTCGAGCTCAAGTTGTCGTCCGGGCAAGAGGTCGATTACAAAACCGCCCAGCAAATGGCTAAAAACAACCAAATCGCGAACGTGAACGTCTTCAGGGGCCGGGATGGAGACGAGCACCTTCGTTCCGATCCGGACGGCCGGAAGGACAACAACCTGGACAACCTCCCGCCGTTCTGA
- a CDS encoding LytTR family transcriptional regulator DNA-binding domain-containing protein yields MNGALQDKNVYEDFEPRKDTLFFKVDSSHDLVSFHGRNYNIKKRLSPDERKRLMSDAAFFRLDSNCYVNAGKIIRMENDAIIFDDTSKRIPCSRRKQQMIMNLLSTSAKSSG; encoded by the coding sequence ATGAACGGAGCGCTGCAGGACAAGAACGTATACGAGGATTTCGAACCGAGAAAGGACACGCTGTTTTTCAAGGTGGATTCCTCGCACGATCTGGTCAGCTTTCACGGCCGAAACTACAATATTAAAAAGAGACTTTCGCCCGATGAGAGAAAACGCCTGATGTCGGATGCCGCATTCTTTCGCCTGGATTCCAACTGTTACGTTAACGCAGGCAAAATCATCCGCATGGAGAACGACGCCATCATTTTCGACGATACGAGCAAACGGATTCCCTGCTCCAGACGGAAACAGCAGATGATCATGAATTTGCTGTCGACTTCCGCCAAATCGTCCGGGTAA
- a CDS encoding pyruvate, water dikinase regulatory protein: MPEVRPKKIFVCSDAVGETAEAVAKATARQFAAEQVIIKRYGNIKDEEEVKAIIREAAREGGFIAYTLVQPELRDTMREESIRAGVRSVDVMGPMMQAFIDTFNDAPKYQPGLLHEMDESYFRKIEAVEFAVKYDDGKDARGFLEAQVVLVGVSRTSKTPVCIYLASRGIKTANYPLTIEVKPPEELFKPASKRLIVGLTMTPERLLKVRAERLKSLGLPSQANYASLERISEELRFADEIMKRLHCPVIDVTERAIEETAGLILEFMTP; encoded by the coding sequence ATGCCGGAAGTTCGGCCGAAAAAGATTTTCGTGTGCTCGGACGCCGTCGGGGAAACGGCGGAAGCCGTAGCCAAAGCGACCGCCCGCCAATTCGCGGCGGAGCAGGTCATCATTAAAAGGTACGGCAACATCAAGGATGAAGAGGAAGTCAAGGCAATTATTCGCGAGGCGGCCAGGGAAGGCGGATTCATCGCTTACACGCTTGTACAGCCTGAGCTGAGGGATACGATGCGCGAGGAATCGATCCGTGCGGGCGTTCGCTCCGTCGACGTGATGGGGCCGATGATGCAGGCGTTCATCGACACGTTTAACGACGCGCCCAAATACCAGCCCGGTTTGCTGCACGAGATGGACGAGTCGTATTTCCGCAAAATCGAAGCGGTCGAGTTCGCGGTCAAATACGACGACGGCAAAGACGCCAGAGGGTTCCTGGAGGCGCAAGTCGTCCTGGTCGGCGTCTCCCGGACATCGAAAACGCCGGTCTGCATTTACCTCGCGTCCAGAGGCATCAAAACCGCGAACTATCCGCTGACGATCGAGGTCAAACCGCCCGAGGAACTGTTCAAACCGGCATCCAAGCGCTTGATCGTCGGTTTGACGATGACGCCGGAGCGGCTGCTGAAAGTCCGCGCGGAGCGGCTCAAATCGCTCGGGCTGCCCAGCCAGGCGAATTATGCTTCGTTGGAGAGAATTTCGGAAGAACTTCGTTTCGCGGACGAAATCATGAAGCGGCTCCATTGTCCGGTCATCGACGTCACGGAGAGGGCGATCGAGGAAACCGCGGGGTTGATTTTGGAATTCATGACGCCTTGA
- a CDS encoding helix-turn-helix transcriptional regulator, producing the protein MPGGEEEPFIELTPRQLEIVDIVQKHAPVTGEQIAETLGVSRPTIRSDLSVLIMLGHLDAKPKVGYFLGKTQTADGKLKDMLVHLKVKDRMSRPIVISEQATVNDAVITLFMENTGMLAVTDAQGLLSGIVSLKDLLKVTLGNPGAAGIPINMVMTRLPRIVTVGPEDTLWEASKKMLEHQVGGLPVVKPAEGSDDRSRLEIVGRITKTSMTQVLVDLSSEM; encoded by the coding sequence GTGCCCGGAGGAGAGGAGGAGCCTTTTATCGAACTGACGCCTAGACAGCTCGAGATCGTGGACATCGTGCAGAAACACGCGCCGGTGACCGGAGAACAAATCGCCGAAACGCTCGGGGTCAGCCGGCCCACCATTCGATCGGACCTGTCGGTGCTGATCATGCTCGGCCATCTTGACGCCAAACCGAAAGTCGGCTATTTTCTGGGGAAAACCCAGACGGCCGACGGCAAACTCAAGGACATGCTGGTCCACCTCAAGGTGAAAGACCGGATGAGCCGGCCCATCGTCATTTCGGAGCAAGCGACGGTGAATGACGCCGTCATTACCTTGTTTATGGAAAACACGGGAATGCTCGCCGTTACCGACGCCCAAGGGTTGCTGTCCGGCATCGTATCGCTGAAGGATCTGCTGAAGGTCACGCTCGGGAATCCCGGCGCGGCCGGGATTCCGATCAACATGGTGATGACCCGGCTGCCCAGAATCGTGACGGTGGGACCGGAAGACACGTTGTGGGAAGCCTCGAAAAAAATGCTGGAGCATCAGGTCGGCGGTCTGCCGGTCGTGAAACCGGCGGAAGGATCCGACGACCGCAGCCGGCTGGAAATCGTCGGCCGCATTACGAAAACAAGCATGACGCAGGTGCTCGTGGACCTGTCGTCCGAAATGTAG
- the fsa gene encoding fructose-6-phosphate aldolase, giving the protein MKFYLDTGNVEEIKRIVKLGLVDGVTTNPSLIAKEGRVFKDVIKEITSIVSGPVSAEVVALDVDGMLKEAHEIAQWAPNVVIKLPMTEAGLEATHQLSKEGIKTNVTLIFSVAQGLMAAKAGATYVSPFVGRLDDIGVDGMKLVRELREVLDFHDLPAQIIAASIRTLGHLEAAALAGAHIATIPGSLLPSLWKHPLTDVGIERFLKDWEKVPK; this is encoded by the coding sequence TTGAAGTTCTATTTGGATACCGGCAACGTCGAAGAAATCAAACGCATCGTCAAACTCGGGCTCGTGGACGGCGTCACGACGAACCCGTCGCTGATCGCCAAGGAAGGCCGCGTGTTCAAGGACGTGATCAAGGAGATCACTTCCATCGTCAGCGGGCCGGTCAGCGCCGAAGTCGTCGCGCTTGACGTCGACGGCATGCTGAAGGAAGCGCACGAAATCGCTCAGTGGGCGCCCAACGTCGTCATCAAGCTGCCGATGACGGAAGCGGGTCTGGAAGCGACGCACCAGCTATCCAAAGAAGGAATCAAGACCAACGTTACGCTGATTTTCAGCGTGGCGCAGGGACTGATGGCGGCAAAAGCGGGCGCGACGTACGTCAGCCCATTCGTCGGACGTCTGGACGACATCGGAGTGGACGGGATGAAGCTGGTCCGCGAGCTCCGCGAGGTGCTGGATTTTCACGATCTGCCCGCGCAGATCATTGCGGCCAGCATCCGGACGCTGGGGCATCTCGAAGCGGCGGCCCTGGCCGGCGCGCATATCGCCACCATCCCGGGCTCGCTCCTTCCGTCGCTTTGGAAACACCCGCTGACCGACGTGGGCATCGAACGATTCCTGAAGGACTGGGAGAAAGTCCCGAAATAA
- the glpX gene encoding class II fructose-bisphosphatase, with the protein MERELALEIVRVTELAALASAPWMGRGEKIGADGAATDAMRAMFDTVSVRGTVVIGEGEMDEAPMLYIGEEVGSGIGPEVDVAVDPLEGTNIVAKGLNNAMSVIAVAGKGQLLHAPDMYMEKLAVGPQLAGKVRLTDSLETTLSTAAEVLGKAVSDLTVMLLDRPRHEAIVRTLRRVGVRIKFLSDGDVAGAMAPAFPETGIDLYVGSGGAPEGVLAAAALQCLGGELQGRLMPADGTEYRRCVELGISDPYRLLTMTDLIGTGDVIFAATGVTPGEFLGGVRYMPDQRAETHSIVMRAKTRTIRFVRTIHYLPGKPYFHSLRHSETAAIKQA; encoded by the coding sequence ATGGAGAGAGAATTGGCGCTGGAAATCGTACGCGTGACCGAGCTTGCGGCATTGGCCTCGGCGCCGTGGATGGGCAGGGGCGAAAAGATCGGTGCGGACGGCGCGGCGACCGATGCGATGCGGGCGATGTTCGATACGGTGTCCGTACGCGGAACGGTCGTCATCGGCGAAGGAGAGATGGACGAGGCCCCGATGCTGTACATCGGGGAAGAGGTCGGCAGCGGCATCGGGCCGGAGGTCGACGTCGCGGTGGATCCTCTTGAAGGCACGAACATCGTCGCCAAGGGACTGAACAACGCGATGTCCGTCATCGCGGTGGCGGGCAAAGGCCAGCTGCTGCACGCGCCGGACATGTATATGGAGAAGCTGGCCGTCGGCCCGCAGCTCGCGGGTAAAGTCAGGCTGACGGACTCGCTGGAAACGACGCTGTCCACGGCAGCCGAAGTGCTCGGCAAAGCGGTGTCGGATTTGACCGTCATGTTGCTGGATCGGCCGCGCCACGAGGCCATCGTAAGAACGCTGCGCAGGGTCGGCGTGCGGATCAAATTCCTGAGCGACGGCGACGTGGCCGGCGCGATGGCGCCCGCGTTTCCGGAAACGGGCATCGATTTATACGTAGGTTCCGGAGGCGCGCCGGAAGGCGTGCTTGCGGCAGCTGCGCTGCAATGCCTGGGCGGCGAGCTGCAGGGAAGGCTGATGCCGGCGGACGGCACGGAATACCGGCGCTGCGTCGAACTCGGCATCTCGGATCCGTACCGTTTGCTGACGATGACCGACCTGATCGGCACGGGAGACGTTATTTTCGCCGCGACGGGCGTCACGCCGGGTGAATTTCTGGGCGGCGTCCGGTACATGCCCGACCAGCGGGCCGAAACCCATTCGATCGTCATGAGGGCCAAGACGCGCACGATCCGTTTCGTCCGGACGATTCATTATTTGCCGGGCAAGCCCTATTTTCATTCGCTTCGGCACAGCGAAACGGCCGCGATTAAACAGGCTTGA
- a CDS encoding NADPH-dependent FMN reductase, with protein sequence MDQQSHVILGLSGSLRKQSSNTRLLSTIGAMLPAGTEFRIYQGLGSLPHFSPDLNDDESQAHETVREWREELRAANAIVICTPEYARGVPGSLKNALDWVVSTGEFMNLPTAVISASPHPDGGATALQSLIVTLKMMSATIPDEASLAVPFIGRMSGPDGGVTDSNVLSSMRSLVQALTQAIPNNGMDGPATV encoded by the coding sequence TTGGATCAACAAAGCCATGTCATTTTAGGCCTGTCCGGAAGTCTTCGAAAACAATCGTCCAATACTCGGTTGCTTTCGACCATCGGAGCCATGTTGCCCGCCGGCACGGAGTTCCGAATTTATCAAGGGCTTGGTTCTTTGCCTCATTTCAGTCCCGACTTAAATGATGACGAATCCCAAGCGCATGAGACCGTTCGCGAATGGAGGGAGGAGCTGCGGGCAGCGAATGCCATCGTGATCTGTACGCCGGAGTATGCCCGGGGAGTGCCCGGATCGCTCAAAAACGCGTTGGATTGGGTCGTCTCTACGGGCGAGTTCATGAACTTGCCGACGGCGGTCATAAGCGCATCTCCGCATCCGGATGGCGGCGCAACGGCACTGCAATCATTGATCGTCACTTTGAAAATGATGAGCGCGACGATCCCTGACGAAGCATCGCTTGCCGTTCCGTTTATCGGCAGGATGAGCGGGCCGGATGGCGGCGTGACGGACTCGAATGTCTTGTCCTCAATGCGCAGCCTGGTTCAAGCGCTGACGCAGGCCATCCCGAATAACGGTATGGACGGGCCCGCGACCGTTTAG
- a CDS encoding C40 family peptidase, translating into MTAFSTLLRPVIRAGLLASVGLAAFGFGHADRADAAAVRIIKLSAVAETLNPGEQVIASGNRYLGVPYRFGAPSGITSAFDCSSFTQFLYKQIGITLPRTTTEQASLGIPITKQNLKIGDLVFFKDPGRAQSIGHVAVYAGDNKILHSATGGVKYSDLDSSYYVKYYVTARRVL; encoded by the coding sequence GTGACCGCTTTCTCGACGCTCCTTCGCCCCGTGATCCGCGCCGGTCTTCTGGCCTCCGTCGGCCTCGCCGCTTTCGGTTTCGGACATGCCGACCGAGCGGATGCCGCCGCCGTGCGCATCATCAAATTGTCTGCCGTAGCCGAAACCTTAAACCCGGGCGAGCAAGTCATCGCCTCAGGCAACCGGTATCTCGGCGTCCCTTATCGCTTCGGAGCGCCGTCCGGCATTACGTCGGCATTCGATTGCTCGTCCTTCACCCAGTTTTTGTACAAGCAAATCGGCATCACCTTGCCGCGCACGACGACGGAACAAGCCTCCCTGGGCATTCCCATCACCAAACAGAACCTGAAGATCGGCGACCTCGTCTTCTTCAAGGATCCCGGACGCGCCCAAAGCATCGGCCACGTCGCCGTGTACGCCGGGGACAACAAAATCCTGCACAGCGCCACCGGCGGCGTCAAATATTCCGACCTCGATTCCTCCTATTACGTGAAATATTACGTCACCGCGAGACGTGTACTGTAA
- a CDS encoding pirin family protein: protein MFRREIKDQWAVRFNERGSPHVQQAFVLPPDRMLEYDPFLMMAEDWFKWGTFSDHPHRGFQTITYVIDGRLEHVDNAGGRSILGAGDLQYMNAGSGARHAEEAVGDDIVHSLQLWLNLPKALKNTPVAYQDVLSEDVPVVTESGAKVKVYAGETAGVKGPLNSLVPITLTEISLPAGTEYVHSLPANHNAFLYVLTGEIEAGSERTRLPAKTTALLTYEENGKEDEPSVLVMRAVGRSKLLVYSGAPIREPVVAYGPFVMNTMDEVQQAYRDYQAGKFGPPAE from the coding sequence ATGTTTCGCAGAGAGATCAAAGACCAATGGGCCGTACGGTTTAACGAGAGAGGATCCCCTCATGTGCAGCAGGCTTTCGTGCTGCCTCCGGACCGCATGCTCGAATACGATCCGTTCCTGATGATGGCGGAGGATTGGTTCAAATGGGGAACGTTCTCCGACCATCCGCACCGCGGCTTCCAGACGATCACGTACGTGATCGACGGCCGGCTGGAGCATGTCGACAATGCGGGAGGACGCTCGATTTTGGGGGCGGGGGATCTCCAGTACATGAACGCGGGAAGCGGCGCCCGGCATGCGGAGGAGGCGGTGGGAGACGACATCGTCCACTCGCTTCAGCTGTGGTTGAACCTTCCCAAAGCGCTGAAAAACACGCCGGTCGCTTACCAGGACGTTCTGTCGGAGGACGTGCCGGTCGTCACTGAAAGCGGAGCCAAAGTCAAGGTGTATGCCGGCGAAACGGCCGGCGTCAAAGGACCCTTGAATAGCTTGGTCCCGATTACGCTGACGGAAATCAGCTTGCCGGCGGGAACGGAATACGTCCATTCGCTGCCCGCAAACCATAATGCTTTCCTATATGTGTTAACGGGAGAGATCGAAGCCGGCAGCGAACGGACGAGGCTGCCCGCAAAGACGACGGCGCTTCTGACTTACGAAGAGAACGGAAAAGAAGACGAGCCGAGCGTGTTGGTTATGAGGGCGGTCGGGCGTTCCAAATTGCTCGTGTATTCGGGGGCACCGATCCGGGAGCCGGTCGTGGCCTACGGTCCTTTCGTCATGAACACGATGGACGAAGTGCAGCAGGCGTACCGCGACTATCAGGCGGGTAAGTTCGGACCACCGGCTGAGTGA
- a CDS encoding NADPH-dependent FMN reductase, with amino-acid sequence MLRIAIIIGSTRPGRNGEAVAKWVHEIAAKRGDAEYELVDIAEYNLPLLDEPVPPSMGQYSKDHTKRWAEKIASFDGYVFVTPEYNHATSGALKNALDFIYAEWNNKAAGFVGYGSAGGSRAIENLRLIMGELQIADVRAQVGLSLFTDFENFSVFKPDERHVSSVNGMLDQVVAWSGALKPLRNA; translated from the coding sequence ATGCTTCGAATCGCCATCATCATCGGCAGCACGCGCCCCGGACGCAACGGGGAAGCCGTCGCCAAGTGGGTGCACGAGATCGCGGCCAAACGCGGAGACGCCGAGTATGAACTCGTGGACATTGCCGAGTACAACCTGCCGTTGCTGGACGAGCCCGTTCCCCCGTCCATGGGCCAATACTCCAAGGACCATACGAAACGGTGGGCGGAGAAAATCGCGTCGTTCGACGGATATGTGTTCGTGACGCCGGAGTATAACCATGCGACTTCGGGAGCTCTCAAAAACGCCCTCGACTTCATCTATGCGGAGTGGAACAACAAAGCGGCCGGTTTCGTCGGCTACGGAAGCGCCGGCGGGTCCCGGGCGATCGAAAATCTCCGGCTGATCATGGGCGAGCTGCAGATTGCGGACGTCCGCGCCCAAGTCGGACTGTCGTTGTTCACCGACTTCGAAAACTTCAGCGTGTTCAAGCCGGACGAACGCCACGTTTCGTCCGTGAACGGGATGCTCGACCAGGTTGTCGCTTGGAGCGGGGCGCTCAAACCGTTGCGAAACGCTTGA